A single region of the candidate division WOR-3 bacterium genome encodes:
- the araD gene encoding L-ribulose-5-phosphate 4-epimerase AraD — translation MLSELKERVFKSNLNLVKDNLVILSWGNVSGIDRDKELVVIKPSGIPYGEMKVSDMVVVNLDGEIVEGSNKPSIDTPTHLKLYRHFEDIGGIAHTHSKFATIFAQAGVEIPCLGTTHADSFYGAIPITRFLSEEETGKDYEENTAKVIIELFKEMNPLDMPGVLVRGHGPFTWGKTPEEAERNSFILENVAEMAFGTILLNPKSEILPEHILRKHYWRKHGPGAYYGQKK, via the coding sequence ATGCTTTCAGAGTTAAAAGAAAGAGTGTTTAAGTCAAATTTAAATTTAGTAAAGGATAATCTTGTTATTTTGAGTTGGGGAAATGTTAGTGGCATTGATAGAGATAAGGAGTTAGTTGTGATTAAGCCAAGTGGGATCCCATACGGAGAGATGAAAGTTTCGGACATGGTTGTTGTGAATCTTGATGGAGAGATTGTTGAGGGTTCTAATAAACCATCCATAGATACTCCAACGCATTTAAAATTATACCGCCATTTTGAAGATATTGGGGGAATTGCTCATACTCATAGTAAATTTGCTACAATTTTCGCCCAAGCAGGAGTTGAAATTCCATGTCTTGGGACAACTCATGCGGACAGTTTCTATGGAGCGATTCCTATCACTAGATTTCTTTCAGAGGAGGAAACGGGAAAAGATTATGAAGAAAATACAGCGAAGGTAATTATTGAGTTGTTTAAAGAAATGAATCCCCTTGATATGCCTGGAGTTCTTGTAAGAGGGCATGGCCCTTTTACTTGGGGAAAAACCCCGGAAGAAGCAGAGAGGAATAGTTTTATTCTTGAAAATGTTGCCGAAATGGCTTTTGGCACAATTTTACTTAATCCAAAAAGTGAAATTTTGCCGGAGCACATTTTAAGGAAACATTACTGGAGAAAACATGGGCCAGGTGCCTATTATGGGCAGAAAAAATAA